A genomic stretch from Oleomonas cavernae includes:
- a CDS encoding metal ABC transporter permease: protein MALLSGLVTRATNLREDASFAGFYLISLSLGVLIVSTKGSNVDLLHVLFGAVLAVDNAALFTVASIASLTLVVLALIYRPLIVECFDPGFMRAVGGSGSLYHVVFLVLVVVNLVAGFQALGTLMAVGLMMLPAAASRFWAGQVWSMSAVAMGVGMVSGWVGLLVSYHRDLPSGPAIVLTAGVFYLASIVFGTQGGVIWRYLPRRHLEA, encoded by the coding sequence GTGGCGCTGCTCTCAGGGCTGGTCACCCGCGCCACCAACCTGCGGGAAGACGCCAGTTTTGCCGGCTTCTATCTGATCTCGCTCAGCCTGGGCGTGCTGATCGTCTCGACCAAGGGCTCCAACGTCGACCTGCTGCATGTGCTGTTCGGCGCGGTGCTGGCGGTCGACAATGCCGCGCTGTTCACGGTGGCGAGCATCGCCAGCCTCACCCTGGTGGTGTTGGCGCTGATCTACCGGCCGCTGATCGTCGAATGCTTCGACCCCGGCTTCATGCGCGCGGTGGGCGGCTCGGGCTCGCTCTATCACGTCGTCTTCCTGGTCCTGGTGGTGGTCAACCTGGTGGCCGGGTTCCAGGCCCTGGGCACCTTGATGGCGGTCGGTCTGATGATGCTGCCGGCCGCGGCCAGCCGCTTCTGGGCCGGCCAGGTGTGGTCGATGTCGGCGGTCGCCATGGGCGTCGGCATGGTGTCCGGCTGGGTCGGCCTGCTGGTTTCGTATCACCGGGACCTGCCCTCGGGGCCGGCCATCGTGCTCACCGCCGGCGTCTTCTACCTCGCCTCGATCGTGTTCGGCACCCAGGGCGGCGTCATCTGGCGCTACCTGCCGCGCCGCCATCTGGAAGCCTGA
- a CDS encoding Tat pathway signal sequence domain protein has product MIASSPAALRLGLRGAGIFAAGIVYFAGASLAQTPAAEPAAPAPAAATAAEPISIELNKLEPQDKACRAYLVLSNPGGPDITDLKLDLILFSPEQIIERRIAVGLAPLPMGKTTVKLFDIDGQDCTKIGSVLINEVMACTGADGAVADCAKRITPTSRVNAKLFK; this is encoded by the coding sequence ATGATCGCTTCTTCACCCGCCGCTCTCCGCCTCGGTTTGAGAGGCGCCGGGATATTTGCCGCCGGCATTGTCTATTTCGCCGGCGCCTCCCTGGCCCAGACACCGGCAGCCGAACCGGCCGCCCCTGCCCCGGCCGCGGCCACAGCAGCCGAACCGATCTCGATCGAACTGAACAAGCTCGAGCCCCAGGACAAGGCGTGCCGGGCCTATCTGGTGCTGTCCAATCCGGGCGGGCCCGACATCACCGACCTGAAGCTGGACCTGATCCTGTTCAGCCCGGAACAGATCATCGAGCGGCGCATCGCGGTCGGCCTTGCCCCGCTGCCCATGGGCAAGACCACGGTGAAGCTGTTCGACATCGACGGCCAGGACTGCACCAAGATCGGCAGCGTGCTGATCAACGAGGTCATGGCCTGCACCGGTGCGGATGGCGCGGTGGCGGATTGCGCCAAGCGCATTACCCCCACCTCGCGCGTGAACGCCAAGCTGTTCAAATAG
- the mce gene encoding methylmalonyl-CoA epimerase: MIGKLNHVGVATPSIEKSVEMYRDLLGATKIGNKFAMPDQGVWVCFVDLPNSQIELIEPYDDKSPIKNFLEKNPAGGQHHVCFEVKDIYAARDEMRAKGATVLGNGEPRIGAHGVPIIFVHPKNTGGVLVELMQEPTAAH, from the coding sequence CCACGCCCTCGATCGAGAAGTCGGTCGAGATGTACCGCGACCTGCTGGGCGCGACCAAGATCGGCAACAAGTTCGCCATGCCCGACCAGGGCGTGTGGGTCTGTTTCGTCGACCTGCCCAATTCGCAGATCGAACTGATCGAGCCCTATGACGACAAGTCGCCGATCAAGAATTTCCTGGAGAAGAACCCCGCGGGCGGCCAGCACCACGTCTGCTTCGAGGTGAAGGACATCTATGCCGCGCGCGACGAGATGCGCGCCAAGGGCGCCACCGTGCTGGGCAACGGCGAGCCGCGCATCGGCGCCCACGGCGTGCCGATCATCTTCGTCCACCCCAAGAACACCGGCGGCGTCCTGGTCGAGTTGATGCAGGAACCCACTGCTGCGCATTGA
- a CDS encoding nitrite/sulfite reductase translates to MYRYDEFDQTMVNERVAQFRGQVSRRIAGAMTEDQFKPLRLMNGLYLQLHAYMLRVAIPYGTLSSAQMRMLAHIARKYDKGYGHFTTRQNIQYNWPRLVDTPDILADLATVQMHGIQTSGNCIRNVTSDPFAAAAAEEVEDPRPWAEIIRQWSTFHPEFSYLPRKFKIAVTGCAHDRAAILMHDIGIRVVKNEAGETGFQFWIGGGLGRTPILAKLINPFVSKADLLTYATACLRVYNELGRRDNIYKARIKILVHEMGLDKFKAAVDEEFARIHGTVALPEAEIERIRAYFQPPAFATLPEKSVAFEAHKFEDCAFRDFTRTNVHAHKVPGYAIISVSLKPLGVAPGDATAEQMDLAADLAEQYSFDEIRVTHEQNLVLPHVRLDDVHAVWQQLKAAGLAASNIGLISDIICCPGLDYCDLANARSIPVAEEIQARFADLERQYSIGSLKIKMSGCINACGHHHVGHIGILGVDKKGEELYQLQLGGSAAEDASLAQITGAGFPADKIVDAIETVVETYLKLREGDAEAFLDCYRRVGMAPFKAALYEAR, encoded by the coding sequence ATGTACCGCTATGACGAATTCGACCAGACCATGGTCAACGAACGGGTCGCCCAGTTCCGCGGCCAGGTGAGCCGCCGCATCGCCGGGGCGATGACCGAGGACCAGTTCAAGCCGCTGCGCCTGATGAACGGCCTCTACCTGCAGCTTCACGCCTATATGCTGCGGGTCGCCATCCCCTATGGCACCCTGTCGTCGGCGCAGATGCGCATGCTGGCCCATATCGCGCGTAAGTACGACAAGGGCTATGGCCATTTCACCACGCGCCAGAACATCCAGTACAACTGGCCGCGCCTGGTCGACACGCCGGACATCCTGGCCGACCTCGCCACCGTGCAGATGCACGGCATCCAGACCTCGGGCAACTGCATCCGCAATGTGACCTCCGACCCCTTCGCCGCCGCCGCGGCCGAGGAGGTGGAAGATCCCAGGCCCTGGGCCGAGATCATCCGGCAATGGTCGACCTTCCACCCGGAATTCTCGTATCTGCCGCGCAAGTTCAAGATCGCGGTGACCGGCTGCGCCCACGACCGCGCCGCGATCCTGATGCACGACATCGGTATCCGTGTGGTGAAGAACGAGGCGGGCGAGACCGGCTTTCAGTTCTGGATCGGCGGCGGCCTGGGCCGCACCCCGATCCTGGCCAAGCTGATCAACCCCTTCGTCTCGAAGGCCGACCTGCTGACCTATGCCACCGCCTGCCTGCGCGTCTATAACGAGCTGGGCCGGCGCGACAATATCTACAAGGCGCGGATCAAGATCCTGGTCCACGAGATGGGCCTGGATAAGTTCAAGGCCGCGGTGGACGAGGAATTCGCCCGCATCCACGGCACCGTCGCCCTGCCGGAAGCCGAGATCGAGCGCATCCGCGCCTATTTCCAGCCGCCGGCCTTCGCCACGCTGCCGGAAAAGTCGGTGGCCTTCGAGGCGCACAAGTTCGAAGACTGCGCCTTCCGCGACTTCACCCGCACCAATGTCCACGCCCACAAGGTGCCGGGCTATGCCATCATTTCGGTCTCGCTGAAGCCCCTGGGCGTGGCCCCCGGCGATGCTACGGCCGAACAGATGGACCTGGCGGCGGACCTGGCCGAGCAGTACTCGTTCGACGAAATCCGCGTCACCCACGAACAGAACCTGGTGCTGCCGCATGTCCGTCTCGACGATGTCCATGCGGTCTGGCAGCAGTTGAAGGCAGCGGGCCTGGCGGCCAGCAATATCGGCCTGATCTCGGACATCATCTGCTGCCCGGGACTGGATTATTGCGACCTGGCCAATGCCCGCTCGATCCCGGTGGCCGAGGAGATCCAGGCCCGCTTCGCCGACCTGGAGCGCCAGTACAGCATCGGCTCGCTGAAGATCAAGATGTCGGGCTGCATCAATGCCTGCGGCCATCATCATGTCGGCCACATCGGCATCCTGGGCGTCGACAAAAAGGGCGAGGAGCTCTACCAGCTCCAGCTCGGCGGCTCGGCGGCGGAGGATGCCTCGCTGGCCCAGATCACCGGCGCGGGTTTCCCGGCCGACAAGATCGTCGACGCGATCGAGACCGTGGTCGAAACCTATCTGAAACTGCGCGAGGGCGACGCGGAGGCGTTCCTCGACTGCTACCGGCGGGTCGGCATGGCCCCCTTCAAGGCGGCCCTGTATGAAGCTCGTTAA
- a CDS encoding CobW family GTP-binding protein, translating into MDRVPVTVLTGYLGAGKTTLLNRILTEEHGKRYAVVVNEFGEIGIDNDLVVETDEEVFEMNNGCICCTVRGDLIRILSGLMRRKGKFDAILIETTGLADPAPVAQTFFVDEDVQAKAKLDAVVTVVDARHIEQRLADSKEAREQIAFADVILLNKTDLADEADLARIEGRIRSINKAAEIHRTEQCGIDLAKVLDRGAFDLDRILEFEPSFLEVGHEHNHEDISSISFTDVEPLDEQLFNRWISQVLQTKGADILRSKGILSFKDQDDQFVFQGVHMLMDGDYRKPWAPDDPRISRLVFIGRNLDVPALQAGFEACRAF; encoded by the coding sequence ATGGATCGCGTTCCCGTCACGGTACTGACCGGCTACCTGGGCGCCGGCAAGACGACGCTGCTCAACCGCATCCTGACCGAAGAACACGGCAAGCGTTATGCGGTCGTGGTGAACGAGTTCGGCGAGATCGGCATCGACAACGACCTGGTGGTCGAGACCGATGAAGAAGTGTTCGAGATGAACAACGGCTGCATCTGCTGCACCGTGCGCGGCGACCTGATCCGGATCCTGAGCGGCCTGATGCGCCGCAAGGGCAAGTTCGACGCCATCCTGATCGAAACCACGGGCCTGGCCGATCCCGCACCCGTGGCCCAGACCTTCTTCGTCGACGAGGATGTCCAGGCCAAGGCCAAGCTGGATGCCGTGGTGACCGTGGTCGACGCCCGCCATATCGAGCAGCGCCTGGCCGACAGCAAGGAAGCCCGCGAGCAGATCGCCTTTGCCGACGTCATCCTGCTGAACAAGACCGACCTGGCCGACGAGGCGGACCTCGCCCGGATCGAGGGCCGCATCCGCTCGATCAACAAGGCGGCCGAAATCCACCGGACCGAGCAATGCGGCATCGACCTGGCCAAGGTGCTGGACCGCGGCGCCTTCGACCTGGACCGCATCCTTGAATTCGAGCCGAGCTTCCTGGAGGTCGGCCACGAGCACAATCACGAGGATATTTCCTCGATTTCGTTCACCGATGTCGAGCCGCTGGACGAGCAATTGTTCAACCGCTGGATCTCGCAGGTCCTGCAGACCAAGGGCGCCGACATCCTGCGCTCCAAGGGCATTCTGTCGTTCAAGGACCAGGACGACCAGTTCGTCTTCCAGGGCGTCCACATGCTGATGGACGGCGACTATCGCAAGCCCTGGGCGCCGGATGATCCGCGCATCAGCCGGCTGGTCTTCATCGGCCGCAACCTCGATGTCCCCGCCCTGCAGGCCGGTTTCGAGGCCTGCCGTGCCTTCTGA
- a CDS encoding WD40 repeat domain-containing protein → MPSEFGSFQDEIYADRLPQSRVDLFPQEAGIVGLAVARKGGIGLALDDGRVAVGDLAAPAELVPVEVHDGVSLSFAPGPQGGFVSGGDDGRAALIGGDGKITELVAPGKEWVGAVTTSAASCLIALGTAKTLRVFDAAGKALGAAPPAGSTIAALAFNPKGKRIAVAHYGGVTLWWSGGLTGTPKPLNWKGSHIAATWSPDGRFVVTGTQDKELHGWRVEDEVDMRMSGYSAKVKSFAWSADERWLACAGSPSVTCWDFSGKGPMGRPPHQFGGSEEYLATHVASHPKLPIVAAAFEDGRIEMGRFGVEGQVLLKEVGGGLPTGLAWSPDGGKLVMSTEDGELFIVDLDDLKVAASPKKR, encoded by the coding sequence GTGCCTTCTGAGTTCGGCTCGTTCCAGGACGAAATCTACGCCGACCGCCTGCCGCAAAGCCGGGTCGACCTGTTCCCGCAGGAGGCCGGCATCGTCGGCCTGGCCGTGGCCCGCAAGGGCGGCATCGGCCTGGCCCTCGACGATGGCCGCGTGGCGGTGGGCGATCTGGCCGCGCCGGCGGAACTGGTGCCGGTCGAGGTTCATGACGGGGTCTCGCTGTCCTTCGCCCCGGGGCCGCAGGGCGGTTTCGTTTCCGGCGGCGACGACGGCCGGGCGGCATTGATCGGCGGTGATGGAAAAATCACGGAACTGGTGGCGCCGGGCAAGGAATGGGTCGGCGCGGTGACGACCTCCGCCGCCTCCTGCCTGATCGCCTTGGGCACCGCCAAGACGCTGCGGGTGTTCGATGCCGCGGGCAAGGCGCTGGGCGCCGCCCCGCCGGCCGGCAGCACCATTGCCGCGCTGGCCTTCAACCCCAAGGGCAAGCGCATCGCCGTCGCCCATTACGGCGGCGTCACCCTGTGGTGGTCGGGCGGCCTCACCGGCACGCCCAAGCCCTTGAACTGGAAGGGCAGCCACATCGCCGCGACCTGGAGCCCGGACGGCCGCTTCGTCGTCACTGGCACCCAGGACAAGGAATTGCACGGCTGGCGCGTCGAGGACGAGGTCGATATGCGCATGTCCGGCTATTCGGCCAAGGTGAAGTCCTTCGCCTGGTCGGCCGACGAGCGCTGGCTGGCCTGCGCCGGCAGCCCTTCCGTCACCTGCTGGGATTTCAGCGGTAAGGGCCCCATGGGCCGGCCGCCGCACCAGTTCGGCGGCAGCGAGGAGTATCTGGCGACCCACGTCGCCTCCCACCCCAAACTGCCGATCGTCGCCGCCGCCTTCGAAGACGGCCGCATCGAAATGGGCCGTTTCGGCGTCGAGGGTCAGGTTCTGCTGAAGGAGGTGGGCGGTGGCCTGCCGACCGGCCTCGCCTGGTCGCCCGATGGCGGCAAGCTGGTCATGAGCACCGAGGACGGCGAGTTGTTCATCGTCGACCTCGACGACCTGAAGGTCGCGGCTTCACCCAAGAAGCGCTGA
- a CDS encoding metal ABC transporter solute-binding protein, Zn/Mn family: protein MAEEEEDHADGAEHHDGVDPHAWQNIGNGEIYVANIAKALAAADPANAATYQANADAYLAKLKALDAKVKAAILALPPERRKIITSHDAFGYFAAAYGLEVLAPQGVSTESEASAKGVAGLITQIRETKAPAVFIENITDPRLIEQIAKETGARIGGTLYSDALSGADGPAATYIAMFENNVAMLTAALGS from the coding sequence ATGGCCGAGGAGGAAGAGGACCACGCCGACGGGGCCGAGCATCACGACGGTGTCGATCCCCATGCCTGGCAGAACATCGGCAACGGCGAGATCTATGTCGCCAACATCGCCAAGGCCCTGGCCGCCGCCGATCCGGCGAATGCCGCCACCTACCAAGCAAACGCCGATGCCTATCTGGCCAAGCTGAAAGCCCTGGACGCCAAGGTGAAGGCGGCGATCCTGGCCCTGCCGCCCGAGCGCCGGAAGATCATCACCAGCCACGATGCCTTCGGCTATTTCGCCGCCGCCTATGGCCTGGAAGTGCTGGCGCCCCAGGGCGTCTCGACCGAATCCGAAGCCTCGGCCAAGGGCGTCGCCGGCCTGATCACCCAGATCCGCGAGACCAAGGCGCCGGCGGTGTTCATCGAGAACATCACCGATCCGCGCCTGATCGAGCAGATCGCCAAGGAAACAGGTGCGCGGATCGGCGGAACGCTTTATTCCGATGCCCTCTCTGGTGCGGACGGCCCCGCCGCTACCTATATTGCGATGTTCGAGAACAATGTGGCGATGCTGACCGCCGCGCTGGGCTCATGA
- a CDS encoding DUF2849 domain-containing protein produces MKVLTANRLLDGEVVYLAEGDAWAEDLASARVVSDDDGEVALTAAGAAAIKARLVVGAYLMPVTVEGGRILPASVRERIRAAGPSNRNDLGKQAGLHNGGPSANGTR; encoded by the coding sequence ATGAAGGTTCTGACGGCCAACAGGCTGCTCGACGGTGAAGTTGTCTATCTGGCTGAAGGCGACGCCTGGGCCGAGGATCTGGCGTCTGCGCGCGTGGTGAGCGATGATGACGGCGAGGTCGCGCTGACCGCTGCCGGGGCCGCTGCCATCAAGGCGCGGCTGGTGGTCGGTGCCTATCTGATGCCGGTCACGGTCGAGGGCGGCCGGATCCTGCCGGCGAGCGTGCGCGAGCGGATTCGCGCGGCCGGCCCCTCGAACCGGAACGACCTCGGCAAGCAGGCCGGGCTGCATAATGGCGGCCCGTCCGCCAACGGCACTCGCTGA
- a CDS encoding metal ABC transporter ATP-binding protein, protein MSAIPPLVVEDLTVAYDRHPAVHHLSGRFEPGSLTAVVGPNGAGKSTLVKALVGLITPAQGRISTGKLRRRDIAYLPQQAEIDRSFPIMVADTVALGHWGRIGLLRALTGAMKHEMAHALSAVGLEGFEARPIGSLSVGQFQRVLFARLLLQDAKVILLDEPFNAIDAKTTADLLELVARWHGEARTVVAVLHDMDQVRSHFPDTLLLAREQIAWGPTATALTAEHLLRARHMAEAWAENAGVCAPDRRIA, encoded by the coding sequence GTGAGCGCCATTCCCCCCCTGGTGGTCGAAGACCTGACCGTCGCCTATGACCGTCATCCGGCCGTGCATCATCTCTCCGGCCGGTTCGAGCCGGGCTCGCTGACCGCCGTGGTCGGGCCCAACGGGGCCGGCAAGTCGACCCTGGTCAAGGCCCTGGTCGGCCTGATCACGCCGGCGCAAGGCCGGATTTCCACCGGCAAGCTGCGTCGGCGCGACATCGCCTACCTGCCCCAGCAGGCGGAAATCGACCGCAGCTTCCCCATCATGGTCGCCGATACGGTCGCCCTGGGCCATTGGGGTCGGATCGGCCTGTTGCGTGCCCTGACCGGCGCCATGAAGCACGAGATGGCGCATGCCCTGTCGGCGGTGGGCCTGGAAGGCTTCGAGGCGCGGCCGATCGGCTCGCTCTCGGTCGGCCAATTCCAGCGCGTGCTGTTCGCCCGCCTGCTGCTCCAGGACGCCAAGGTGATCCTGCTGGACGAACCGTTCAACGCGATCGACGCCAAGACCACGGCCGACCTGCTGGAACTGGTCGCCCGCTGGCACGGCGAGGCGCGCACCGTGGTTGCCGTGCTGCACGACATGGATCAGGTCCGCAGCCATTTCCCCGACACGCTGCTGCTGGCCCGCGAGCAGATCGCCTGGGGCCCGACCGCGACGGCCCTGACGGCCGAGCACTTGCTCCGCGCCCGCCACATGGCCGAAGCCTGGGCGGAAAACGCCGGTGTCTGCGCCCCCGACCGCCGCATCGCCTGA
- a CDS encoding metal ABC transporter permease produces MSLAALLIDPFADFAFMRRALVACFGLALGCGPVGVLLMLRRMSLVGDAMSHAVLPGAAIGFLIAGLSVWAMGLGG; encoded by the coding sequence ATGAGCCTCGCCGCCCTCCTGATCGATCCCTTTGCCGATTTTGCCTTCATGCGCCGCGCCCTGGTCGCCTGTTTCGGCTTGGCCCTGGGCTGTGGCCCGGTCGGCGTGCTCTTGATGCTGCGGCGGATGAGCCTGGTCGGCGATGCCATGAGCCATGCGGTGCTGCCGGGTGCTGCCATCGGCTTCCTGATCGCCGGGCTCAGCGTCTGGGCGATGGGCTTAGGGGGCTGA